A window of Quercus robur chromosome 12, dhQueRobu3.1, whole genome shotgun sequence genomic DNA:
TGggcttaaaattttaaaccttgTCGgtctttatctttatcttttctcttcttcaaaAGTGAATTCAAGAAGCACAACTCATTAAGTTATGTCATTTCAATTTATGGATGCCCATGGGATGGGGTGGGATCAGATCATAGGTACCCCATCCTCCATCCCATCCCTCTTTTTGGGACAATGAAGACCATCACAACAGCAAGGACTAGATGGATTGGAAGCATTCTACTATCTATAAAGAGATGATTCCGACATTGCCCATCCCCCTTTTCAGGACAATGAAGACCATCACAACAATGAGGACGAGATAGATTGGAGACATTCTACCATCTCTAAGGAGGTGATTCCGACATTGTGAGATAAAGATGAAACATAAAGATGAATGATGAACTTAAGAATTGATAataaaatctctaaaaataaataaattttaacactgatatgtatcaaattaaatgcataataatttatatttatattatactctaacttaatttaaGCGTATATGTATATGAATCTCTTTTTTGGAGACTTGAATTCTAGCTTTTGTCTCCCATTCCTCGTAAGCACTTATATTCGTAAGGTGATCATCACGtagttaatttaaatttatattaaataaaataaaatgtatatatacatttaagagtttaagaatttggcGGGTCAAACGGGCCGGGATGGAGGGAATTGGTTAATTTTTGCCATCCATGACTTcatagagtaaaaaaaaaactgagttaTAAGAGAATCCTTAACCTAACAAAGAACTAAATGCCTCACAATATTAAGGCtgaaaataaaagtttcattTGGTTTACGCAACTCCAACCAAAGCTAatggaaaaggaagaaaagtttTGGTCCATTGCAACTATAGTGATCTAGAAGATGGCTACATTCAAGAGACTCGAATTTCCTGGTGAAAATGATGTGTTTCTAAACATAAAAAGTATCACAAACAACTCAATCTTGCaaatgttgtttttttattaggtcaattttgtttaataataGATATTAGAAactaaatttcaaataaaaatttcaaaaaaaattacttagCAAGTGGAATTTACCATGCATGCATAAAGACAGGGTTGGAAAGCATTTCATTATAGAAGTGGCACATGCTTTTACAACTTAGATGAATATAAGACCTTTCACATCTGAAAGCATTTctttacttcaaaaagaaatgaTCATCTGTACATGCTAATATATAAAGACCTATCATAATGTCATTCAATGAATCCGTAGTACAAATTGACAACTATTTGACAACACTACTACACTATGCATGCCTGTTGGGTCATTTGAACCCTAATAATCTAACGCAAACGCTGGGATTCTTGATTTTGTGCTCGTTACAGCTTATGATTGAAATCTAGAATAATGGTTCAtcaacccaaaaagaaaaaaactagaaTAATGTCCTTTAAAGAAAATCAACGCATATAATAATGTAGCATTATGCACATCGATAAAATAAGTCTCAAAAGCtgttgtacccaaaaaaaaaaaaaaggcctagtTTTTCCTATGGCTGCACTAGTGTAACACTTTAGGATCAATACTTAGCTAATGCATAATGCTACATTAATTAACAGAAGAATCAATAAAACACGAGGATAAAAAGTGACTatcaaataaaagaatttataatattgaataaaatttaaaagaaaaagaaccaaaatcaaTGCCACTACCCATGTGGCCCATGTACATTACCTCTAGGTATTTCCACTCCAAGAGGGGGaaccacaaaaagaaaaaagggagagattgtaatTCTTATTATACTCGATATTatttgattttcctttttttttttaaataatttttttttttatgaaacaaaaaaagaaaaagaaaagggacaaTCATCTGATTGGGCCTCTTACCGGGCCTGGGCTATAGACAATTTGGGCTTTGAGCAAAGAATCAGCCCTAAGAAAGGTAAACTTCAACACTGGAGTTTCTCATGATGAGGCAAAGTGGGCAAGCTTGAGCCACTTGGTCACACTCTGTACAGAGGCACAGATGCCGACACGGCAACAGAACCACCGACGCGGCACGTTTCCGACACGCTTTACAACTCGGTCTGGACACGACGACACGGTCCGGGTCTACGTATGCCGACTCGGCATCTTCAGCCTGGCCATCTACGCCCACTGCGCACCCTAGCTGATCCTCCACCCTCCTGCTATCCTGCGCCGAGGCGCCTCCGCTCATTATAGCCCTCTGGAGTTGGACCTGTAAAGACGCAGCCTGGGCCTCCTGGGCCCGAGCCTTAGCTTGCCAAACCTGCGCCTCGACGCTAAGTTGCGCTGCGCGTGCCTCCAACTCCGCGTTCTTGCGCGTGGCCTTCTCCACTTCCGCCTCTTTCTCTCGCAATTTACGAGCTACAGACTCTTCTGCTGCGCCCAGCAGCGCACGGTAGTGCCTCTGCCTTTTCTCCACTAATGTGCGCCTCAGTTGCTCTCCCTGTTAAACcagaacaaaattttaataccaaattttcgtattaaaaaaagaaaagaaaaaagaaaacccatttgagcaaaagagaaaatgaatacCTGGGCTTGAAGGAATTGCTCGAGTTCATCACGCTGTTGTTTGATTTGAGTTGCATAGTCATCTGTTATTACAGATTGAAAAGGAGATGAGTGACAAACATGTTGTTGATGTtgctgttgttgctgctgctgctgctgctgttgttgttgttgttgttgttgttgatgctgtaactgttgttgctgttgttggtCTCCAAAGGATAAGCGGAGGCCTGTGGAGACTACATTGGGGTGATGGGTATTGTTGTGGAGCTGAGAAAGGTCTATAAGCTGAGGAGGCTGTGATTGCGAAGAGAATATTGGATTGATTGGAGAAGACGATGATACCCCAATAGTTGCCGCaacttctcttcctctcttcctcggATTATTGCAATTAGTCCCCACTgtcatttatcaaaattcaaacttCAGAGTTAGCCCATATCAATGTCATAAATAAGAGTAGTTCAATTGggttataaagaaaaaaagtgtaCCTCCATTGTTGAATAACATATGGGATTGATCAAGAAATCCTCCTGGTTGAGGCTGTAATGAATAATCATGCCCTTCTTGCCCGTTTCTACAAATAggcaatcaaagaaagaaggaaagagttagaaaaatattagctagagaaagaagagagagagagagagagagagagagaatgcaaACCTGTTTAAAAGGAGAACATTTGAAGGGTATTGAGCTTGGACAGCCATGATATATAAAGTGACAGTATTGAATAAAAGCTTGATAGATTGGAAGAAGGTGAAGAGGCAAATGGTATGGGCAAGGTCAGAGATAATATTGAAATGAAGAATAAGATGGGGTAGCTGGTCGATGAGGAGGAAGGCAAAGGATTTGAAGGGATTGAAGAGATTTGAGAAGATGATATTAAAGGAGCGCAATGTGAAGGGCCAACAATAAACGCTAGCACATAAGAAGCATGAAAGAGAAGGAAAGATACCTCCCTCAACACAAGGCGGACTCTTCAATGACAAAATTTATAcctccaaccaaaaaaaaaaaaaaaaaaaaaagatacttgtagagagagagagagagaatcaaaagGAAATGAAATTATGTCTGTTGAGAGGGCAACACCACCATCCATGCCCCTCTTCTTctcatttctcttttgtttatATTTCACCTTGCACctacttctcttttctttttttccttctttgtgtTTTGCTTTGTATGCTATATATGCTTTGAAGAAGAAATAGTATatattgatgagagagagaaagtaaagaaagagagagagagagagagagagaataggctgggaggaagagatagatagatagatagatgcGATTGAAACGAATCAGTCCAAGAGAGAGACACCCTTATTATTCTGCTCTTTCTTGCTTAGCTTTCGTTTGTTagctttgcttcttcttcttcttgttcgcGTGGGGTTGGGTTGGCTTTTCTTGAGGGGTAGTCTCGTGTGTTTCTTATTGCTTATTACCAACACCAaatatttacttctttttttaatttaaaaaaaaaaaaacaaaacaaattactCCTGGTTTAAATTACTTACTAGCTAAGgagtaaaagttaaaaaaaaaaaaaaaaaaaagtaataaataagagagagaaagagagagaggtgtgtGTGAGAAATGTGAGAATTGAGAGGTGGTAGTGGGCTTTGGtgataaataatattaataataataaaagatggGTGGTGAAGTATTTGTAttcgtatatatatattgacgtAATGTAAAATGGTTTGTTGGAGTTGGGAGTTGGAATCggaattggaattggaattggagTGGTGTAGAAGTAGAACAGATCTTGTTTTTGCAAACGGGCGTGTGCAGCAGGGTCTCTGCCGATACCGCTGCCGCTGGgttgggactttttttttttttttctatatgcGCCCCCATGCGACTATCGCCAGCTTTGCcttcacacacactctctctctcctaatAGCCTCTAatatatttctcaaaaatattttaatttttctctaatatatatttcttctttttttttttaatgagaaaaaaaatagaactctaAAAGAGCATGTTTTGTACCCCATTTTAAAAACagtttaaatgattttttatttaaaaaaagaaaagaaattggtgggtcccactaaaGTAGATTTGTTTGACAACTCTTTTCCTAAATCAGTTTTAATAAGCAAAACTATTTTCCGAAAATCACTATGGAGTGATGTTTttggcttttattttttgttttcctatttattttataatggtAATTAGGTTAGGGGTTGTGGATTTTGGGGTTAGGTTGTGGTCTGGCCGTGGGTTTTGGATTGAATTAGATAACCGCATACCACCATGAGACCACTAtaaaatatggtttttttttttttttaattatctatactactatttaagggactTCTTTTATTTaggattcttaattttttttggttcaaaaatgcccctatacccctatgtttaagtagatataaaactaaaggacaatccggtaaaaatataacttcaactcccactaaaacattgcctaaaaaatagggtcaatcttctgttaattttcaaattgctttatccacttataagttggattctcaaaataaaataaaattaaaacacggtttttttttttaattttgttacaaAAAAAAGCCTTATCATATGTGCGTACGTATGTGATAAggctagtttattttttttatattgttgttgGTGATCgatttttattgatttgggtTTGCTGTGGCTAAGTTCgcagattttttttaatacagttatatttttccaaaatagtaaataattaaataaattttttttttatataaaaaacttatccaaaatgcactaaattaaacaaaaactaatttcTTTGGAGATAATCAAAACGGTAAAAGagatgttaaaaattaaaattaacctCAATATTATAAGGCTTCCTCTCTTGGTTGTCTACTTTAACCATGCTTGATATATATATGgtatataaaagtttttttttttcctgtattatttttaaaagtcatTAATCATTATTTGTATTGGAAAATAGTGCAAATGGAaggtgaaaaaaatatatacattgcGAGTGACGTACCAAATCAGCTTTCCTTCTATTCTTTATTGGAATTAGGGCCagtaattatataaatatatatatatatttatatatatataattattctGTATTATTGATTGTTTTAACAAGTCAGCATTTGTATTGAAAAATACTGCAAATGAAACGGGGGGAAAAAAATGCATTACCAGTTGATGTGCCAAATTAGCTGTCCTATTAATTATTggaatttcaaataaaatttgtatttgtctatccttctattattattatttttattattattggtaaatcttgttgagaaaaaaagatttttgaattttacctttttttttggcagaATGATTCTGAGattaacttgatttttaagaatGTTCCTATTGTTTATATTTCTTACAGATCACAATACCTCCAACCTAATTGCATGCTTGTTGGTTGAGTTCTGTACTTTCCATTTTACAATGTTTTGGTGATTGATGCAAGATTTCGGCTATGACTATGTCAAATGACTGATGTAGTCATTTTAACCCTAAATTTAGACAGTGAGACGAGTGAACGATGAAAGAAAACTTCTAATTGAATTTGCTTAATTAGTTAAAACAGCATTGTTATTATTAACAAAAACGTTTGTTCTAACCTTTATAAGTATCTATAACCCTCGAGTggctaaaaaaattatttccaagTAACACAAAGTGTAGGATTAACAAGTCTTAACGCCTTTATGCTCTAAATTTAAGGTATTCATATATTTCTCTTTGAATCTTtctttctacattttttttttctctatattaATCCCTTTTTTTGGGTTACTTAGCAAGCAGGAGAATCATTATTCAAACATTCAACAGTACAAAGATAGTTGCCTTAATACCAATCGCTATAAAACCCTTTGAGACACGTCAGCTTTCTAGAGGCTattcatgtatatatattggCTGAATTATTAGATAGTTTTATAGTTATTGTTGCTATAATAATGGTTATTAATCTTCTTTGCTGTATActgtttgtttttcatttgatcTTTTACGGTATCTATTGGTATACTCAAATTTATGATTATGAGGGGTCGGTGAGTAACCTTCTTATtcatttcaattatatatatatatatatatatatataaaataaaaataaataaaaaaaataaaaaaaaaacccatatgaAGTTGCAAAGATTATTACGGACCTACTGTTACAAACCCATGGGTAGAACTCACTCTTGGAAACTGGCTTGCAAATGGAGAGTAcccaagagcttataaacacataGTTAAGCTTACACTTAAGATGTGAGgcactaggatcataacataccACCACTCAATGAGTTACACCCGATTAATCGGGGTGATGGTTGGCTTTAATACCAAATGTTATAAACCCATGAGTAGAACTTACCCTTAAAAACCGGCTTGCAACGGCAGGGTGCCCAAGAGtttataaacacatggttaaaCTTACACTTAACCAATATAGGACACTAAGATCATAACATTTACATAATAAATTGAGGAATGATGAATATCATCCTACAATAGTAAAATTCAAAGGCCGTCTAGACTATGCAAGAAAGTATTAAAATGCGCATTAATTGAATcacatttaagaaaaaaatgaattttcgAATAACTCAACGAACTTGTATGTACAATTTTAATGCTAGACTAGATTAACGCTGGTTGTTGCACTACTAAGTACTGAGtaccaaaaaaaatgtattgaaGATTCATTGGAAGAAGCACTCAGTGGTCCATCCCATAATTATGACTTCGTGTGTGTTATATCAAAAGGGAAACCAATAGATTGAAGATCAACCAAGtttaattttccaaataaaaGTTTCTCAACTTATCTATTCGTAcacttcaattttaaaaaatggatgtaagacaaaaaaaaaaaaaaaaaaaaaaaattatagccaGTAGTGGTGGGCGTTGTTTGTGCATTAGAAATTATTCAAGAACAcagaatataatttatattggTGGATATTCGATAAATATTGGGAAGAATGGTTCCAAAAGAAAGGAAGCtaccttttaaatttttaaaattttatagtggtgaaaaaattattgttatctTTTAATAATGCGTTTTACCTAAAATTTTCACGCTTCCACGgataaggaaataaaataaaaaggcaacaCTCTAGAATTGTAGGAGTAAAATGAGATCTTAGAAAACGATAATTtcaaaggaaatttttatttttttaataaagaaaattttaattttaattagggTGACTGTATATTGTcttctcatcttctttttgAGTGCGTAATCCGATAAGGCATTGATGGTtgcacaaattaaaaaaaaaataataataataataatcttggATGGGTGCTTCACAACTTACAAGGCTGAATTATTTGGTTGCTCAGAGAGCCACATACATTGGAGGGGATCAAAATGAAAGTAAAAGCTCAT
This region includes:
- the LOC126708935 gene encoding BOI-related E3 ubiquitin-protein ligase 1-like yields the protein MAVQAQYPSNVLLLNRNGQEGHDYSLQPQPGGFLDQSHMLFNNGVGTNCNNPRKRGREVAATIGVSSSSPINPIFSSQSQPPQLIDLSQLHNNTHHPNVVSTGLRLSFGDQQQQQQLQHQQQQQQQQQQQQQQQQQQHQQHVCHSSPFQSVITDDYATQIKQQRDELEQFLQAQGEQLRRTLVEKRQRHYRALLGAAEESVARKLREKEAEVEKATRKNAELEARAAQLSVEAQVWQAKARAQEAQAASLQVQLQRAIMSGGASAQDSRRVEDQLGCAVGVDGQAEDAESAYVDPDRVVVSRPSCKACRKRAASVVLLPCRHLCLCTECDQVAQACPLCLIMRNSSVEVYLS